A region from the Criblamydia sequanensis CRIB-18 genome encodes:
- a CDS encoding AMP-binding protein: MAYLGLDLKETLIASSIFVVGATIWSIKLLPEALTRLVFVILTNTFYKIRIIGEENIPKEGGALLVSNHLSALDAFFVLASVDRPVRFLLSHKHFAKWWLKPFALAMDAIPVPFDEEPEQVKIALKAAARHLKRGHLVCVFPERQVSRTGMMQPFSDDIQEIMEGQTAPIIPIYLDRVWGTVLSPKGGRYIPRRPQNIPHPMTMLIGKPLPPEASLVQIRRTIRKLGCEAWESRKDDEVPIYLHFIRSVWRAPWALSLVDEHEKKHSRISILSRAISLGRILKNRWLEKKLIGVMLPESLGEVLLNLSISISGKTSINLSSNFDSAALDQIMTSLKPELIITTKDLYQKNFEALEDKEVAFIEDIMSQVKLRHRLSSSVMGLIFPTTTLEKISGSNKSPGIEDILSIQFTSGAMDRPKAVSLSHFNVSSNVESVSQVIPSTSAKDKLLLALDISNSFGYIAMWIGLNHGLPLVFTPSFLDAKTTAKLVKKLKITMLWTTPSILRYYLEHVNPDSFGSLRFVLTAGEKLNEKIASRFKERFGIQPMEGYGTAEMSGIITTNTLDVRLPGIYQQGSQKGSVGQPIPGVMVKVVDPLTFKEVPRGNAGLLLAKGPNLMKGYAMEKDAGHDAFRDGWFITQDVACMDEHDFVTIIDRKTRFLKCGEFFIPFHTIEDLLHEEFDAEPYSFALTSVSDQIKGEKIILVHTQEKLDHMKVNGTLEKNGLFPSNGQFEFLKLNKLPMTNSGKIDFAELKKLAGNH, encoded by the coding sequence ATGGCATATCTTGGTCTTGACCTTAAAGAAACTTTAATCGCCTCCTCTATTTTTGTTGTAGGGGCCACTATTTGGTCCATTAAACTTTTGCCGGAAGCCCTCACTCGGCTTGTTTTTGTTATCTTGACAAATACCTTTTATAAAATACGAATTATAGGGGAAGAAAATATTCCGAAAGAGGGAGGGGCCCTGCTTGTTTCCAACCACTTATCGGCGCTAGATGCTTTTTTTGTATTAGCCTCAGTTGATAGGCCGGTCCGTTTTTTACTCAGCCACAAACATTTTGCCAAGTGGTGGCTTAAGCCCTTTGCTCTTGCCATGGACGCAATCCCTGTCCCTTTTGACGAAGAACCGGAGCAGGTTAAAATAGCTTTAAAAGCTGCCGCAAGACATCTTAAAAGAGGCCATCTGGTCTGTGTTTTCCCTGAAAGACAAGTTTCAAGAACAGGAATGATGCAGCCTTTCAGTGATGATATTCAAGAAATTATGGAAGGTCAGACAGCTCCTATCATTCCGATTTACCTGGATAGAGTCTGGGGAACAGTCTTGTCACCAAAGGGGGGGCGCTATATCCCGAGAAGACCGCAGAATATCCCTCACCCTATGACGATGCTTATTGGAAAGCCGCTTCCCCCGGAAGCCTCCCTTGTCCAAATTAGAAGAACCATCCGAAAATTAGGCTGCGAAGCTTGGGAGAGTAGAAAAGATGATGAAGTTCCTATTTACTTGCATTTTATAAGAAGCGTCTGGAGAGCTCCTTGGGCTTTATCGCTTGTCGATGAACATGAAAAGAAACATTCAAGAATTTCAATTCTTAGCAGGGCCATCTCCCTTGGGCGCATCTTAAAAAATCGATGGCTTGAAAAAAAACTAATAGGGGTTATGCTTCCTGAAAGTTTAGGAGAAGTTCTCTTAAATTTATCTATTTCTATCTCAGGAAAAACTTCTATCAACCTAAGCTCTAATTTTGATTCGGCGGCGCTTGATCAAATTATGACTTCTTTAAAGCCTGAGCTTATCATCACAACAAAAGACCTTTATCAGAAAAATTTTGAAGCCTTGGAAGATAAAGAAGTGGCATTTATTGAAGATATCATGAGCCAGGTTAAACTTCGCCATCGCTTAAGCTCAAGTGTTATGGGTCTTATCTTCCCGACGACAACCCTTGAAAAGATCTCCGGCTCAAATAAATCTCCCGGAATCGAAGATATTCTTTCCATCCAATTTACAAGCGGCGCCATGGATAGGCCAAAAGCTGTCTCTCTTTCTCATTTTAATGTTTCTTCAAATGTTGAATCGGTCTCGCAAGTCATTCCATCAACTAGCGCGAAAGATAAATTGCTTTTAGCTTTAGACATTTCAAACAGCTTCGGGTACATAGCCATGTGGATAGGCTTAAACCACGGGCTTCCGCTTGTTTTTACCCCCTCTTTTCTTGATGCCAAAACAACCGCAAAGCTTGTAAAAAAATTAAAAATCACGATGCTTTGGACAACCCCCTCTATTCTTCGCTATTATTTAGAGCATGTCAACCCGGATAGTTTTGGCTCTCTCAGGTTTGTCTTGACTGCCGGAGAAAAACTGAATGAAAAAATCGCTTCTAGGTTTAAAGAAAGATTTGGAATTCAACCGATGGAAGGTTACGGGACTGCTGAAATGTCAGGAATTATTACAACCAACACCCTCGATGTTCGATTGCCAGGAATCTATCAACAAGGTTCTCAAAAAGGGTCGGTCGGACAACCGATTCCAGGAGTTATGGTTAAAGTCGTTGATCCCCTCACCTTTAAAGAAGTTCCTCGTGGAAATGCAGGGCTTCTTCTTGCTAAAGGACCTAATCTTATGAAAGGCTATGCCATGGAAAAAGATGCGGGCCACGACGCTTTTCGAGATGGCTGGTTTATCACACAAGATGTAGCTTGTATGGATGAACATGATTTTGTCACAATCATCGACCGTAAAACAAGATTCTTGAAATGCGGAGAGTTTTTTATCCCTTTTCATACCATAGAAGATCTTCTTCACGAAGAGTTTGACGCAGAACCCTATAGCTTCGCATTGACTAGCGTGAGTGATCAAATAAAGGGAGAAAAAATCATTCTTGTCCACACTCAAGAAAAATTGGATCACATGAAAGTCAACGGAACTCTTGAAAAAAACGGGCTTTTTCCATCTAATGGGCAATTTGAATTTTTGAAATTAAATAAGCTTCCTATGACAAATTCCGGGAAAATTGATTTTGCGGAGTTGAAGAAACTAGCCGGAAATCATTAA
- a CDS encoding MFS transporter — protein MSTKLKTSQRGSLFGLIVSQFVGAFNDNAWKIMVFTLATRPLLQEPLAQEVFEYSSQMKATVALLVFLFPMLIFSFPAGALADRFSKRSMIIIMKGFEVLLMLLATLSLYLIPAELLFPYILLGAMGMQSALFSPAKYGILPQILPYEKLSKGNGLMEMWTMIAIIAGTGLGPIMLALDKGGLAPDLSWTGPVILSVLSLIGFAMSFLVPKVEPAQKESKGSIETLKDAGRAMWTDRILLLAILGTFFYWFIISLLGQNVLVYAKTLVKHLEKGELLQGLPPASYGIGIALGALIGGKISKDRIEYGLIPFGAIGFAILSSFLGLVQPKIPGTVATLICMGMFSGMLIIPLQSLVQWRAPVGERGAVIALSNALNIGGMKGRLPLWHILVLTLKKL, from the coding sequence ATGTCAACTAAACTTAAGACAAGTCAAAGAGGGTCTCTTTTTGGGCTCATTGTTTCCCAATTTGTCGGGGCATTTAATGACAATGCCTGGAAGATCATGGTCTTTACTCTCGCCACAAGACCCCTTTTACAAGAACCTCTTGCCCAAGAAGTTTTTGAATACTCCTCCCAGATGAAAGCGACAGTCGCTCTCCTTGTTTTCCTTTTCCCGATGCTGATATTTTCTTTCCCGGCAGGTGCTTTAGCGGATCGCTTTAGCAAAAGATCCATGATTATTATCATGAAAGGCTTTGAAGTCCTATTAATGCTTCTTGCCACTTTAAGCCTATACCTTATTCCCGCAGAACTCCTCTTCCCCTACATTCTTCTTGGCGCCATGGGCATGCAAAGCGCTTTATTCAGCCCGGCAAAGTATGGAATCCTTCCTCAAATTCTTCCTTACGAGAAATTATCGAAAGGAAACGGCTTGATGGAAATGTGGACTATGATTGCCATCATAGCAGGCACAGGCCTCGGCCCCATTATGTTAGCCTTAGACAAAGGAGGGCTTGCTCCCGATCTTTCCTGGACAGGTCCCGTTATTCTATCTGTATTGTCCTTAATTGGATTCGCAATGTCTTTCCTAGTTCCAAAAGTTGAACCCGCGCAAAAAGAAAGCAAAGGATCTATAGAAACTCTAAAAGATGCCGGAAGAGCAATGTGGACGGATCGAATTTTGCTCTTGGCCATTTTAGGCACTTTCTTTTATTGGTTTATCATTAGCTTGCTTGGACAAAACGTCCTTGTTTATGCAAAAACACTTGTGAAGCATTTAGAAAAAGGGGAGCTTCTTCAAGGCTTGCCGCCAGCCTCTTACGGCATTGGAATTGCGCTTGGAGCCCTTATCGGCGGAAAAATTTCAAAAGACCGCATCGAATACGGCCTTATCCCATTTGGTGCAATAGGATTTGCCATCCTTTCATCTTTTCTTGGTTTAGTGCAGCCTAAAATACCCGGCACAGTAGCCACTTTAATTTGCATGGGAATGTTTTCAGGGATGCTGATTATTCCTCTGCAGTCTCTTGTGCAATGGAGAGCTCCTGTCGGAGAAAGAGGAGCGGTTATAGCCCTTAGCAACGCCTTGAATATCGGGGGCATGAAAGGGCGCCTGCCGCTATGGCATATCTTGGTCTTGACCTTAAAGAAACTTTAA
- the metK gene encoding methionine adenosyltransferase produces the protein MTHYLFTSESVSVGHPDKIADQISDAILDACLSQDKDSRVACEALVGLGLVVLAGEVTTKAIVDFQAVARETIREIGYDDPSLGFDYKSCAVLTSIHQQSQDIAVGVDKTSSKELGAGDQGIMFGYACDETPELMPMPIMLAHAIVRKLKSLRESSELNYLKPDAKSQVTIEYDNAHKPKRLHSVVISTQHSPDVKQEILTRDLKRLTEEIAPSGFIDSNTQFFINPTGRFVIGGPVGDTGLTGRKIIVDTYGGMGRHGGGAFSGKDPTKVDRSASYAARYVAKHIIAAKLAKRCEVQLSYAIGVSHPISIKVDTFGTGKVDENLIAEAIPLVFNLSPQGIIDMLDLKRPIYKKTAFGGHFGRSEKEFSWEQVDKIENLKEAIKHRSFTH, from the coding sequence ATGACGCATTATTTATTCACTTCAGAATCCGTGTCTGTCGGACACCCGGATAAAATCGCAGATCAAATCTCTGATGCCATTTTAGATGCCTGTTTAAGTCAGGACAAAGACTCAAGAGTTGCTTGTGAAGCCCTTGTCGGTCTTGGCCTTGTCGTATTAGCCGGAGAAGTAACCACAAAAGCCATTGTTGATTTTCAAGCCGTAGCAAGAGAAACAATTAGAGAAATAGGTTATGACGATCCCTCTCTTGGTTTTGATTATAAATCTTGCGCTGTTTTAACAAGCATTCATCAACAGTCTCAAGATATTGCAGTAGGGGTTGATAAAACTTCCTCTAAAGAATTAGGAGCCGGCGACCAAGGCATCATGTTCGGCTATGCTTGCGATGAGACCCCTGAACTTATGCCTATGCCTATTATGCTGGCTCATGCTATCGTAAGAAAACTAAAATCCCTTAGGGAAAGCTCTGAGCTTAATTATCTAAAGCCTGACGCCAAATCGCAAGTGACTATCGAATATGACAACGCCCATAAACCGAAAAGGCTTCATTCGGTTGTCATTTCTACGCAGCATTCTCCCGATGTAAAACAAGAAATTCTAACCCGTGATTTAAAGCGGCTCACTGAAGAAATTGCGCCATCCGGATTTATTGATAGCAATACGCAATTTTTTATTAACCCGACAGGAAGATTTGTCATAGGCGGACCGGTTGGCGATACTGGCCTTACAGGCCGTAAAATTATTGTAGATACCTACGGGGGAATGGGACGGCATGGCGGCGGGGCTTTTTCCGGCAAGGATCCAACAAAAGTTGATCGATCAGCATCCTATGCTGCAAGGTATGTCGCTAAACACATTATAGCGGCAAAATTGGCCAAACGATGCGAAGTCCAGCTTTCCTATGCTATCGGAGTATCTCATCCTATTTCCATCAAAGTCGATACTTTTGGAACAGGCAAGGTCGATGAGAACCTTATTGCGGAAGCCATCCCCTTAGTATTTAATTTATCTCCACAAGGCATTATTGATATGCTGGACCTTAAACGGCCTATCTATAAAAAAACTGCTTTTGGAGGTCATTTTGGCAGATCGGAAAAAGAATTTAGC